One window from the genome of Oncorhynchus kisutch isolate 150728-3 linkage group LG21, Okis_V2, whole genome shotgun sequence encodes:
- the LOC109866563 gene encoding mitotic checkpoint serine/threonine-protein kinase BUB1 codes for MNVGSHLQCFEESLRNYTGDDPLDPWDRFIEYLEKRLPAEDAKGMSLVLDRLVQRFLQEERYSNDIRYVNYCIKCASYYDEPIKLYSHIYSKGIGTRAAVLYVAWAQQFEQQGLLQQADAVYQRAMENQAEPADTVLQQYRRFQTSSSRGGTGASEDVRNPLQTSHLVNQLQSHREPGPQYKDPEGLSQFPADRTVRIISRSENVVVNKPNQGLAVNLQTVSMYHTEDLICEGSELCFEEVRARRYFVRCKQVEKQREFVERQRLAREQEEEVIRMNQLLEELESNLGVSSTVQGSSAIAPPVQASCTPAAGLNPGFLQQSFRHPPLSNNLGIKPTPGLRLNSGQDPRKGTVREPEAHSQRVRLRVPITDTLLSQMSSPPSGQVEEENTSHSCSFHLPKAPMGDLRQCTEAPKSSAVAPQAYSLQASLVQPQAGQNPKPIGLSFGSAPQQPAAYESDLQHGGDPLQDVQSQLGGSVNYLSSSFQQHNGRDSHEVSVSEATESEVKLDVSQGGTGNLSHITPNTSLGLVQATPSRVLPSPTVNTREALDAIMDMFQAPTLMQEEQFPSMSMLQAEKSFDAAYQRMGGASLFSKPPNAVPFAIFQDENENKENCSATMVNKAKPPRALAEISVSKREKQDESPLELIPDESTMWGARYNSLATCPNSTRDFSLSAHLVSTPFQNKAPSSWNFEQDQENDHPRGFSGPEEGPFLRQPTKLSPIIEQSPPDGISETGAECSMRVQGFAEQGTIVGEGLALAQRSLATCSMTEVQHHAPAALSFRDQTAPLAHTEGAGAKSPPPKASKPDWDVYVSPEQSLKPACPLSQRAPAEEVSLSKSQIDAFKSNFDVSTSPEKAPTPAFDIPMSPECAPKPDWLVVKSPEVGVELDLDAFMSPCQGQRTDGFPLKTMDIPMSPEPSKCGSDVTMSPVHPSSRFRMDIPVSPAPEVRYGMDIPMSPDQGSELFSDPWDDELISSLLSKLPIPLTSQPNFITWQCKVPSIAPKMTIKMGEGSLRVDYVLGQGAFATVYQATDLTTSEKMILKVQKPANPWEFYINTQLNARLQPSVRHLFTNIHSAHFFQNGSVLLGELHNCGTLLNAVNLYKNLTDKVMPQPLVIYFTVCMLHMVEQLHSIHIVHADIKPDNFLLGDRFLENKSFDPDNLYHGLALIDLGQSIDMTLFPEGTSFTAKCMTSGFQCTEMRSGRPWNYQTDYFGIAGTVYCMIFGTYMQVTQEGGVWKTNAVFRRNPHSDLWTEFFHTLLNVPDCNSLPCLRSLRNRLSTVLQQNYSNKLPSMKTRLVIQLLESRSARR; via the exons ATGAATGTCGGTTCACATTTACA GTGCTTTGAGGAAAGTTTGCGCAACTATACTGGAGACGACCCCCTAGATCCATGGGACAG ATTTATTGAATATCTAGAGAAGAGATTACCTGCTGAAGACGCCAAGGGGATGTCTCTTGTGCTAGATCGTCTAGTACAAAGATTTCTCCAAGAGGAGCGCTACTCCAATGACATCCGATACGTAAACTACTGCATCAAATGTGCAAGTTATTATGATGAGCCCATCAAACTGTACAGTCACATATACAGTAAGGGTATTGGCACCAGAGCTGCAGTCCTTTATGTGGCGTGGGCTCAACAGTTTGAGCAGCAGGGCCTGCTTCAACAGGCTGACGCCGTGTACCAGAGAGCCATGGAGAACCAAGCTGAGCCAGCTGACACTGTCCTTCAGCAATACAG GAGGTTCCAAACCAGCTCTTCTAGAGGTGGGACAGGGGCATCAG AAGATGTACGGAATCCTCTTCAGACTTCTCACTTGGTAAATCAGCTGCAATCCCACAGAGAGCCTGGCCCACAGTACAAG GACCCCGAAGGTCTGTCCCAATTCCCTGCAGACAGAACAGTTCGCAT AATCTCCCGGTCTGAAaatgtggtggtaaataaacccAATCAAGGACTGGCTGTAAACTTGCAAACAGTGTCGATGTACCATACTGAAGACCTCATCTGCGAAGGGTCTGAACTTTGCTTCGAGGAGGTCCGAGCCAGACGATACTTTGTGAGATGCAAGCAAgtggagaagcagagagagtttG TGGAACGTCAGAGGTTGgctagagagcaggaggaggaagtgATAAGGATGAACCAACTGCTGGAGGAGCTGGAGAGTAACCTCGGTGTGAGCTCTACAGTCCAGGGAAGCTCAGCCATTGCTCCACCAGTGCAG GCATCCTGCACACCTGCAGCAGGACTGAATCCTGGGTTTCTACAACAGTCCTTTAGGCACCCTCCACTCTCAAACAACCTCGGAATCAAACCCACTCCAGGCTTGAGACTGAATAGTGGACAGGACCCCAGAAAAGGCACGGTGAGGGAACCTGAGGCCCACTCTCAGCGCGTCCGTCTCAGGGTTCCCATCACAGACACCCTGCTCTCACAGATGTCCTCTCCCCCATCTGGACAGGTCGAAGAGGAAAACACCTCCCATAGCTGCTCCTTTCACCTGCCAAAAGCACCAATGGGTGACTTGCGTCAATGTACAGAAGCACCTAAATCATCTGCAGTTGCTCCACAGGCATATTCTCTACAGGCCTCTCTGGTTCAACCCCAAGCAGGACAAAACCCTAAGCCTATTGGATTGTCATTTGGATCGGCCCCACAGCAGCCAGCAGCCTATGAATCTGATTTGCAGCACGGGGGAGATCCTCTCCAGGATGTTCAGTCCCAACTCGGTGGCTCAGTGAACTACCTCAGCAGCAGCTTCCAGCAGCACAATGGCAGAGATTCCCA TGAGGTGTCTGTCAGTGAAGCTACTGAGTCAGAGGTGAAATTAGATG tgtcACAGGGAGGGACTGGGAACCTGTCCCATATCACTCCTAACACCTCTTTGGGACTGGTGCAAGCCACCCCGTCCAGGGTTCTCCCATCCCCAACAGTCAACACACGGGAGGCACTTG ATGCGATCATGGACATGTTCCAGGCTCCAACCCTCATGCAGGAGGAACAGTTCCCCAGCATGTCAATGCTTCAGGCTGAGAAGAGCTTTGATGCTGCCTACCAGAGAATGG GAGGCGCCTCTTTGTTCAGCAAGCCCCCCAATGCAGTGCCTTTTGCAATTTTTCAGGATGAGAATGAAAACAAGGAGAACTGCAG TGCTACTATGGTGAACAAGGCTAAGCCACCAAGGGCCCTAGCAGAAATCTCTGTGTCTAAAAGAGAGAAACAAGAT GAATCTCCTTTGGAATTGATACCAGATGAAAGCACTATGTGGGGAGCACGCTACAACTCCCTGGCCACCTGCCCCAACAGCACCAGAGACTTTTCCCTGTCGGCCCACCTGGTCTCAACGCCCTTCCAAAACAAAGCTCCTTCCTCCTGGAACTTTGAGCAGGACCAAG AAAATGATCACCCCAGAGGCTTTAGTGGTCCAGAAGAGGGCCCTTTCCTGCGACAGCCCACTAAACTCAG CCCTATCATAGAGCAGAGCCCACCTGATGGGATATCTGAGACTGGCGCTGAGTGCTCTATGAGGGTGCAGGGCTTTGCTGAGCAGGGCACTATCGTGGGGGAAGGGCTAGCCCTGGCCCAGCGAAGCCTGGCTACCTGCTCCATGACTGAGGTGCAGCATCATGCCCCGGCCGCACTGTCCTTCAGAGACCAGACTGCCCCCCTGGCTCATACTGAGGGGGCAGGGGCCAAAAGCCCTCCTCCCAAGGCCTCTAAACCAGACTGGGATGTCTATGTGAGCCCAGAGCAGTCTTTAaagccagcctgtcctctctcaCAGCGTGCACCTGCGGAAGAGGTATCCCTTTCAAAGAGCCAGATTGATGCCTTCAAATCCAACTTTGATGTTTCAACTAGTCCAGAGAAAGCCCCAACACCTGCTTTCGATATCCCAATGAGCCCGGAGTGTGCACCCAAGCCAGACTGGTTAGTGGTAAAAAGCCCAGAGGTTGGGGTTGAACTCGACTTGGATGCCTTCATGAGTCCCTGTCAGGGTCAGAGAACCGATGGCTTCCCTCTGAAGACCATGGACATCCCTATGAGTCCCGAACCATCAAAGTGTGGCTCGGATGTTACCATGAGTCCAGTCCATCCGTCATCAAGGTTCAGAATGGATATTCCTGTGAGTCCAGCTCCAGAGGTGAGGTACGGCATGGATATTCCTATGAGCCCAGACCAAGGGTCAGAGCTGTTCTCCGACCCCTGGGATGATGAGCTGATCTCTTCCCTGCTCTCCAAACTGCCCATACCACTCACCTCCCAGCCAAACTTCATCACCTGGCAGTGCAAAGTCCCCAGCATCGCACCCAAGATGACCATCAAGATGG GTGAAGGCTCCTTACGGGTTGACTACGTCCTCGGACAGGGTGCCTTTGCAACGGTCTACCAGGCAACTGACCTGACAACCTCAGAGAAGATGATTTTAAAG gtgcaGAAACCAGCCAATCCGTGGGAGTTTTACATCAACACTCAGCTGAATGCCCGACTGCAGCCGAGCGTGCGTCACCTCTTCACCAACATCCACTCTGCCCACTTCTTTCAGAACGGCAGCGTGCTATTGGGCGAGCTCCACAACTGTGGCACCCTATTG AACGCTGTGAACCTGTACAAAAACCTGACTGACAAGGTGATGCCCCAGCCTCTGGTGATTTACTTCACTGTCTGCATGCTGCACATGGTGGAACAGCTGCACAGCATCCACATCGTTCACGCTGACATCAAACCAGACAACTTCCTGCTGGGAGATAG GTTCCTGGAGAACAAGTCTTTTGACCCAGATAACCTGTATCATGGCCTTGCCCTGATTGACCTGGGTCAGAGCATTGACATGACTCTGTTCCCAGAGGGCACTTCGTTCACTGCCAAGTGTATGACCTCAGGCTTCCAGTGTACAGAGATGAGGAGTGGGAGACCATGGAACTACCAG ACCGACTACTTTGGAATAGCGGGAACGGTGTACTGCATGATTTTTGGAACATACATGCAAGTAACACAGGAGGGTGGTGTGTGGAAGACAAATGCAGTATTTAGGAG aaATCCCCACAGTGATCTGTGGACAGAGTTCTTCCACACTCTGCTGAATGTGCCTGACTGCAACTCCCTGCCCTGCCTGCGGAGCCTGCGCAATAGACTGAGCACCGTGCTCCAACAGAACTACAGCAACAAGCTGCCGTCGATGAAGACCCGGCTGGTCATCCAGCTGTTAGAAAGCCGGTCGGCACGAAGATAG